A stretch of DNA from Candidatus Cloacimonadota bacterium:
ATCTTGACAATCAAAACAGTTAATTTCTTTTTAAAAAAAAATAAGAAATCTTGGAAGGATTAATAATGGAATTGAAATCCGGTGCTATCTTACAGTTGGAATCTAACAAACTAAAAAAAAGAGTCTTTTCAAAATTAATCGGTGCAAAAGAAGGAAAATATTATATTATATCCTCTCCCAAAATTTCAGATCAAAGTCATAGTGAAACCGATATTGAATCGAACTTTCCTCCAAATTCAAAACTTATTCTCAGATCCTTATATGGAGGAGCTGTTTATGGATTTGAATCTACAATAATAAAAATCATCCATGATCCTGATATTTTAATATTTATCGAATATCCTGATGAAATTGAGATATACAATTTGCGGAAAGAAAAACGAATTGTAGTAAATATTCCAGCGAAAATTATCATCTCTAATGAAAATTACACAGGCACATTAACCAACCTGAGCAATGATGGATGCTTAGTCTGTATAGACTCCAATATTCAAAAACTAAAGCAAATATTAACAATTGACAAATTAATCTACATCAAATTCACCGATCCTCAATCCGCTATTAAATATGAGATTGATTGTATCATCAAAAACAAAAATATGGAGAATGGCAAACTTGAAGTAGGTTTCAGTTTTGATGAAATGGATATTAGCCTTCGAACACAAATCAACCAGTTAATTAATAAAATTAACCAATAAATATTAATATTTTATTGAAAATATATCATTTACTTTGACAGGATAATTCCAACAAGTCAACAATAGTTTAATAAAATTAATTTAGGACAGAAAATGGCTATCAAATTAGGCACACAGTTTCAATTAGATATAAAAGGAATAGACAAACGTCTGTTTAGCGAATTAGTGGGAATGGAAGAAGGAAAATTTTTAATTGTAAAAATGCCTGAAATTTATCATCAACAAAACATCAGTAGTTTTGTTTCAAAAAAGAAAGAAATCGTTGTAAGGTATTTGGAAAACGGGATAGTTTACGGATTTGAGACTTACATTATTAAGGCTATTTATGACCCAAGTGAACTTCTTTTCATTGATTTTCCCATAAAGATTGAAAATTTTAATTTGCGTAAAAATAAAAGGATATTAACATATTTTCCTTCTAAAATCGTTTTTGATGAGGAAATACTAAACGGACAAATTATTAATATAAGTAAGAACGGATGTCTTTTAACTTCAGATTCGGATAACTATAAAAAATTAAATAAATTAATGAAGGCTGAGGCTGATATCTTATTAACTCTATTTATGCCCGGTGTTGAAGAAGAGATGAGCATTGATGGTAAGGTAAAGAATATACAATCAAAAGACAAATTGATTGAAATTGGTATAAATTTTGTAAATATGGATATAATAACCAGAACTCAAATACACGACTTCATATCGGCTACTTTGTGATTTGATCAATTCAAAAACAAATATTTTTAAATAGACTCATAAATATTTGCATAAAAAAAGGGTAGTAAAAAGATTGGCTACGACCTACTCTACCATATCGTTACCAATACAGTACCATCGGCGTATACGGGCTTTACTTCTGTGTTCGGCATGGGAACAGGTGTTTCCCCGCAACTATAATAACCAATCTTTTTACTACCCAAAAAAATAGATAGTGATTAAAGTAAAAGAAAAAAGATAGTAAGGCTTTGACTAATTAGTATTACTTGGCTCAATCCATTACTGGACTTACACCTGTAACCTATCAACCTCATAGTCTCTGAGGTGTCTTAAGGATGTCTTATCTTGAAGTTGGCTTCCCGCTTATATGCTTTCAGCGGTTATCCGTTCCAGACATAGTTATCCGGCGCTGCAACTGGCGTCACAACCGGTGCACCAGAGGTCTGTCCATATTGGTCCTCTCGTACTAAATATGGCTCTTCTCAAACATCTAATGCTCACGAAGGATAGGGACCGAACTGTCTCACGACGTTCTGAACCCAGCTCGCGTACCACTTTAAACGGCGAACAGCCGTACCCTTGGGAGATGCTTCTCCCCCAGGATGTGATGAGCCGACATCGAGGTGCCAAACAGCTTCGTCGATTTGAACTCTTGGAAGCTATAAGCCTGTTATCCCCGGAGTACCTTTTATCCGTTGAGCTATCCCCCTTCCATACGGAGGGATAGGATCACTAAGACCTGCTTTCGCATCTGCTCGACCCGTCGGTCTCGCAGTCAGGCTCCCTTATGCCTTTATACTCTACGCGTGGTTACCAATCACGCTGAGGGAACCTTTGTACGCCTCCGTTACATTTTGGGAGGCGACCGCCCCAGTCAAACTGCCCGTCAGACAATGTCCACATACCTCATAAAGGCACATGTTAGTATTCCAATATTACAAGGGTGGTATTTCAAGGTTGGCTCCATCCAAGCTGGCGCTCAAATTTCATAGCCTCCCACCTATCCTACACAAACAATACTAAAATACAATGCCAAACTGCAGTAAAGGTTCACGGGGTCTTTCCGTCCTTTCGCGAGTAGGCGGCATCTTCACCGCCACTGCAATTTCACCGAGTCCCTGGTTGAGACAGTACCCAAGTCGTTACACCATTCGTGCAGGTCGGAACTTACCCGACAAGGAATTTCGCTACCTTAGGACCGTTATAGTTACGGCCTCCGTTTACCGGGGCTTCATTTCAAACCTTCGCCACTCCCTAAGGAGAAGCTAAGTCATCCATTTAACCTTCCGGCACCGGGAAGGTGTCAGTCCATATACGTGGTATTACTACTTTGCATAGACATGTGTTTTTGGTAAACAGTCGCTTGGGTCTTTTCACTGCAACCAAAGAAAGCTAGGAGTGTAAAACTCTTCACCATCAATGGCGCCCCTTCTCCCGAAGTTACGGGGCTATTTTGCCGAGTTCCTTAACCAGAGTTATCTCGAACACCTGAGGATACTCTCCTCGTCTACCTGTGTTGGTTTGCGGTACGATTCGATAGACAATTAAACGCTTAGAGATTATTTCTTGGCAGCTTTATAGAGGAACTTTTGCTACTTAATGTAGCTCGTCATCACACCTTGATAATAGACCGACGGATTTTCCTATCGGTCCTATCTACATGCTTAAATCTGGACATCCAACGCCAGACTTCCTTGCATTACTGCGTCATCCCATCGCTTTATCTATCGAGTAGCAGAATATTAACTGCTTTCCCATCGGCTACGCCTTTCGGCCTGACCTTAGGGGTCGACTAACCCTGAGAAGATTAACTTTACTCAGGAAACCTTAGACTTACGGTGAACAGAATTCTCATCTGTTTTTTCACTACTAATGCCGGCATAATCTCTTCTGATAGCTCCAGCATACTTTTCAGTACACCTTCGTCGCCTTACAGAATGCTCTCCTACCATCTACTGATAAATCAATAAATCTACAGCTTCGGTAATGTACTTAGTCCCGATCATCTTCGGTGCAAAACCACTCGACCAGTGAGCTATTACGCACTCTTTAAATGTATGGCTGCTTCTAAGCCAACATCCTGGCTGTTTGTGCAATTTAACATCCTTAATCACTAAGTTTATACATATTTTGGGACCTTAGCTGGTAGTCTGGGGTGTTTCCCTTTCGCCCATGGAGCTTATCCCCCACAGACTGACTCCTGTATATTAACTACTGGAATTCTGAGTTTGAGTGGATTTGGTAGTCCTTTAAGACCCCTAGTCCAATCAGTGCTTTACCTCCAATAGTCTTCGTACAAGGCCCTGCCTAAACAGGTTTCGGAGAGAACCAGATATCGCCGAGTTTGATTGGCCTTTCACCCCTACCCACACCTCATCCTCTGAATTTTTAACTTCAGTAGGTTCGGTCCTCCAACACGTGTTACCGTGTCTTCAACCTGGACATGGGTAGATCACTCGGTTTCGGGTCTACTTCTAACAACTAACGCCCTATTCAGACTCGCTTTCGCTATGGTTACATCCGTATCGGACTTAGCCTGCTGCTAAAAGTAACTCACCGGCTCATTATACAAAAGGCACGCCGTCATCCGCCAAAAGGCAGACTTCGACTGATCATATGCAATTGGTTTCAGGTACTATTTCACTCCCCTCTCGGGGTACTTTTCACCTTTCCCTCACGGTACTGGTTCACTATCGGTAGTTAGAATATATTTAGCCTTACCAGATGGTCCTGGCAAATTCAGACATGATTCCAAGTGTCACGTCCTACTCTGGGTATCCAAAATCTTACTTTCTTTGTTTCGTCTACAGGGCTATCACCTACTATGGCTTATCTTTCCAGAATAATTTGACTACAAATAAAGTAAAATATATATTGGACCCGCACCCCCCGACGAATCGGGGTTTGGGCTGTTCCCATTTCGCTCGCCGCTACTGAGGGAATCGCTTTTGCTTTCTTTTCCTGTGGTTACTAAGATGTTTCAATTCACCACGTACGATTCATATCTCCTATTTTATTCAGAAATATGATATCTCGACATTACTCGAGATGGGTTGCCCCATTCGGAAATCCCCGGGTCTAAGCTTGCTTACAGCTCTCCGAGGCATATCGCAGTTAGCCACGTCCTTCATCTCTATCTAACTCCAAGGCATTCACCAAATGCACTTATTGCCTTACTTAAATTTTTTTTGAACGCGACAATTCAAATTGTCGCCTTCTTTTANNNNNNNNNNNNNNNNNNNNNNNNNNNNNNNNNNNNNNNNNNNNNNNNNNNNNNNNNNNNNNNNNNNNNNNNNNNNNNNNNNNNNNNNNNNNNNNNNNNNCTCCGAGGCATATCGCAGTTAGCCACGTCCTTCATCTCTATCTAACTCCAAGGCATTCACCAAATGCACTTATTGCCTTACTTAAATTTTTTTTGAACGCGACAATTCAAATTGTCGCCTTCTTTTATTTCCTTTAGCGACAATGCAAATTGTCGCCTTCTTTTACTTTAAATCACTACTATATATATTTTCAAAAAACAATTAATCAATTTATTTACA
This window harbors:
- a CDS encoding flagellar brake protein; translated protein: MAIKLGTQFQLDIKGIDKRLFSELVGMEEGKFLIVKMPEIYHQQNISSFVSKKKEIVVRYLENGIVYGFETYIIKAIYDPSELLFIDFPIKIENFNLRKNKRILTYFPSKIVFDEEILNGQIINISKNGCLLTSDSDNYKKLNKLMKAEADILLTLFMPGVEEEMSIDGKVKNIQSKDKLIEIGINFVNMDIITRTQIHDFISATL
- a CDS encoding flagellar brake protein, encoding MELKSGAILQLESNKLKKRVFSKLIGAKEGKYYIISSPKISDQSHSETDIESNFPPNSKLILRSLYGGAVYGFESTIIKIIHDPDILIFIEYPDEIEIYNLRKEKRIVVNIPAKIIISNENYTGTLTNLSNDGCLVCIDSNIQKLKQILTIDKLIYIKFTDPQSAIKYEIDCIIKNKNMENGKLEVGFSFDEMDISLRTQINQLINKINQ